One genomic window of Burkholderia plantarii includes the following:
- a CDS encoding S8 family peptidase has translation MPEAHNFEHLPLLLRYKGHARLPSGGKTNPQTLANRNARQAHSTALQGAVQALSGNWKQRQAQRQGQALPVIPNGIPILLKVDTGLDLDVLRDRFDFEIVAEQEEGYVIVASEDIDVASFLAMVDGFAVNVHGSATIASVHRLFDDPDQTDRLGRILSERLFADWGNIADDQDFIVDIGIACAGTQEIPSVPKRGKRDTDATWAAKELAWSQARNDAYDAWEALKIERENQIESFRAFYQAEVLHNIEGAPFDAGVLPDSFTVRLEISGKGLKDFVLNYQYIFEVVEPEDIALPQAVAGQVGQVGQQVTPTPPNADAPTVCVVDSGIQEEHALLQPAVDQAASYCFLPEMAATAVADEVAPGGHGTRVAGAVLYGEEVPKIGAPKLTFWIQNARVLNAQNLMPITLFPPEAIRRAVERFNDGPRQTRIFNHSINARGYCRTRYMSSWAAEIDQLCNERDVLIVQSAGNLPLDGAAPFIGIREHLAAGRDYPAYLSENSVRIANPGQSLQALTVGSIAYDVAEVGLWRSFAIQPDGPSAFSRTGPGIWNVIKPEVVAYGGDAVRTTGNPPDIQGGGRIPAACPELVRSTLHAPGPASDRDDAGTSYAAPKVARIAAQVQRVLPDEPALLYRALIVQSAQWPAWAEDLLTRLRNPPDNLMQAEKQALLNAASHALRCLGYGIPDQERATVNTDHRTTFITSGDTEIHAAECHVFQVPIPAELRQQADEFDVRIDVTLSYVAQPRRTRRNLRRYLSTWVDWKASNLGEGLNDFRVRALKNAANDDEPLRGSALPWTLHEKPQWGVIRDHKRNSGTVQKDWAVVRSNALPDHFCIAVVGHQGWSHDPDSAARYALAVTFEVLGQEIAIYEPLRSAVAELQAEAGEIEAEAEVEVEVDE, from the coding sequence ATGCCGGAAGCGCACAACTTCGAGCATCTGCCGCTTTTGCTCCGCTACAAGGGACATGCACGCCTTCCGAGCGGAGGAAAAACCAACCCGCAGACGCTGGCGAACAGAAACGCCCGGCAAGCGCACAGCACGGCCCTGCAAGGTGCTGTGCAAGCGCTCTCGGGCAACTGGAAACAGCGGCAGGCGCAACGGCAAGGCCAAGCACTGCCGGTCATACCGAACGGCATCCCCATCCTGCTCAAGGTTGACACGGGGCTGGACCTAGATGTTCTAAGAGACCGCTTCGATTTCGAGATTGTGGCCGAGCAAGAAGAAGGCTACGTTATTGTCGCATCAGAAGACATCGACGTTGCGTCGTTCCTCGCAATGGTCGATGGCTTTGCCGTGAATGTTCATGGCTCGGCAACCATCGCTAGTGTCCATCGGTTGTTCGACGACCCCGACCAGACCGACCGGCTGGGCCGCATCCTGTCGGAACGGCTCTTCGCTGATTGGGGAAACATCGCGGACGATCAAGACTTCATTGTCGATATTGGGATCGCCTGCGCCGGTACACAGGAAATCCCATCGGTACCGAAGCGCGGCAAGCGCGACACCGACGCCACATGGGCCGCAAAAGAACTAGCCTGGTCCCAAGCGCGGAACGACGCCTACGATGCGTGGGAAGCGCTGAAGATCGAGCGCGAAAATCAGATCGAGAGTTTCCGCGCCTTCTATCAGGCTGAGGTCCTTCACAACATTGAGGGGGCACCCTTCGACGCGGGTGTGCTACCCGACAGCTTCACGGTTCGACTCGAGATATCGGGAAAAGGGCTCAAAGACTTCGTCCTGAACTACCAGTATATCTTCGAGGTCGTTGAGCCAGAGGACATCGCGCTCCCCCAAGCTGTCGCAGGCCAAGTAGGTCAAGTTGGTCAGCAGGTCACTCCGACCCCTCCGAATGCTGACGCGCCGACGGTCTGCGTGGTCGACAGCGGCATTCAAGAGGAACATGCCCTGCTGCAGCCGGCCGTAGATCAAGCCGCGTCATACTGCTTCCTGCCAGAGATGGCCGCCACTGCCGTCGCCGACGAAGTCGCACCAGGGGGACATGGTACAAGAGTGGCGGGCGCCGTGCTCTACGGCGAGGAAGTCCCGAAGATAGGTGCACCTAAGCTGACCTTCTGGATTCAAAACGCACGCGTGCTCAATGCGCAAAACCTCATGCCCATCACGCTCTTCCCGCCAGAAGCGATACGTCGGGCTGTTGAGCGTTTCAACGATGGACCGCGGCAGACGCGTATCTTCAATCACTCTATCAACGCACGTGGCTACTGCCGCACGCGCTACATGTCGTCGTGGGCCGCAGAGATCGATCAGCTTTGCAACGAACGGGACGTGCTCATCGTGCAGAGCGCGGGCAACCTTCCGCTTGATGGAGCCGCCCCCTTCATTGGCATCCGCGAACACCTTGCCGCCGGCCGGGACTACCCTGCCTACCTGTCGGAAAATTCCGTCCGAATCGCCAATCCGGGGCAAAGCCTCCAAGCCTTGACCGTTGGCTCTATCGCCTACGACGTCGCGGAAGTCGGCCTATGGCGTAGCTTCGCGATCCAGCCCGACGGGCCTTCGGCCTTCTCGCGGACGGGACCAGGCATCTGGAACGTCATCAAGCCGGAAGTGGTCGCCTATGGCGGTGACGCGGTCCGCACCACCGGCAACCCGCCTGACATCCAAGGCGGTGGCCGCATTCCGGCCGCTTGCCCGGAGCTGGTGCGGTCAACACTGCACGCGCCTGGACCTGCATCCGATCGGGACGATGCAGGTACCTCCTATGCAGCGCCCAAGGTAGCTCGTATCGCGGCACAAGTGCAGCGGGTTCTGCCCGATGAACCTGCACTGCTCTACCGCGCACTCATCGTGCAGTCCGCGCAGTGGCCGGCTTGGGCGGAAGATCTACTGACGCGCCTGCGCAATCCGCCCGATAACCTGATGCAAGCAGAGAAGCAGGCCCTGCTCAACGCAGCGTCGCATGCGCTGCGCTGCCTGGGGTACGGCATCCCTGACCAGGAACGCGCAACCGTAAACACCGATCACCGCACAACCTTCATCACCAGCGGCGACACCGAGATTCACGCAGCCGAATGCCACGTCTTTCAGGTACCGATCCCGGCAGAGCTTCGCCAGCAGGCGGACGAATTCGACGTGCGAATTGACGTCACGCTGTCCTATGTGGCCCAGCCTCGTCGCACACGTCGGAACTTGCGGCGATACCTTTCGACATGGGTTGACTGGAAGGCCAGCAATCTTGGCGAGGGGCTGAACGACTTCCGGGTACGCGCCCTGAAGAACGCCGCGAACGATGACGAACCTCTACGCGGATCGGCTTTGCCGTGGACGTTGCACGAAAAGCCGCAATGGGGAGTTATCCGCGATCACAAGCGTAACAGCGGTACGGTGCAAAAGGACTGGGCAGTCGTGCGGTCGAACGCGCTGCCTGACCACTTCTGCATCGCTGTCGTCGGACACCAAGGCTGGAGCCATGACCCAGATTCGGCTGCGCGCTATGCCCTTGCTGTGACGTTTGAAGTCTTGGGCCAAGAGATCGCGATCTATGAGCCGCTACGCTCGGCCGTCGCCGAGTTGCAAGCAGAGGCGGGCGAGATTGAGGCTGAAGCCGAAGTAGAGGTTGAGGTCGATGAGTAA
- a CDS encoding helix-turn-helix domain-containing protein: protein MRKTRSPIIEAVRATAEGLHGVGPVDQVTLREIDPLWLPPVEPLEPADIRRIRESTHVSQAVFARLLNTSLSTVQKWEIGQKKPAGTALKLLHLVQKRGLEAVA, encoded by the coding sequence ATGCGCAAGACGAGATCACCCATCATTGAAGCCGTCCGCGCCACGGCCGAAGGGCTTCACGGGGTCGGCCCGGTCGATCAGGTTACGCTACGCGAAATTGACCCACTGTGGTTGCCACCGGTGGAGCCGTTGGAACCCGCCGATATCAGGCGCATCCGCGAAAGCACGCATGTAAGCCAAGCAGTTTTTGCGCGCCTATTGAACACGAGTCTTTCGACTGTTCAGAAATGGGAGATTGGTCAGAAGAAGCCTGCGGGCACAGCACTTAAGTTGCTGCATCTGGTTCAGAAGCGCGGCCTGGAAGCCGTCGCATGA
- a CDS encoding site-specific integrase, which yields MANRPQQLELPPPRTYSRTEFTALRARVKGLPIATIARLYFDPEEHDVLDVERLLRTMRDDLVSIALREGSPVLVEHLQASIRKYGEPRLTPVSLQMIELAAGSWAKAAPAAAHAVARWFRPLVAQRLAEVDVRTVGELVAYCNRRGGAWWRSVPRIGVGRARTVVAWLRRHAETIGQTVDADVDGVDPLLAAPETRVALRRDQLVPIHRLVVPHELAGARGANRAPAFPYISAAHDLDAVFAYLHRYDGQVATQRAYWRELERFVLWCVLERGRPMSSILVDDCEAYKAFLANPSEAFRGPPASRASGRWRPFALTPLSLDSQRYAVRTLRAAFDWLVKVRYLAGNPWVAVTDPKPVKRATKLQVQRALPIDVWSRVRAELADRSEGFGPQGPDWRVARALVLLMGDAGLRIEEAVTAERGGLQWWPAEDEIPATWMLRLVGKGNKERIVPLTEDAVEALREHWQDRGLDLDAPGGNADGVPLVAPTVVPPTPASRDKFGVTDTGQVTRVAGYTPRAARRVVTRALERLLEQLPDLDESARRQLAATSPHAFRHTFGTQSVAAGMAIEVLQQVLGHGSLQTTTIYVNAEQQRMRQESAKYHARLAAGRGE from the coding sequence ATGGCCAATCGCCCGCAGCAGCTCGAGCTGCCGCCGCCCCGGACCTATTCGCGCACCGAATTCACGGCGCTGCGCGCGCGTGTCAAAGGGTTGCCGATCGCCACCATCGCACGGCTGTACTTCGACCCGGAGGAGCACGATGTGCTGGACGTCGAGCGCCTGCTGCGCACCATGCGCGACGACCTGGTGTCGATCGCGCTGCGCGAGGGCTCGCCCGTTCTGGTCGAGCATCTGCAGGCGTCCATTCGCAAGTACGGTGAGCCGCGCCTGACCCCCGTGTCGCTGCAGATGATCGAGCTGGCGGCCGGCAGTTGGGCCAAGGCCGCGCCAGCGGCGGCTCACGCCGTCGCGCGCTGGTTCCGGCCGCTGGTTGCGCAGCGTCTGGCCGAGGTCGACGTGCGTACGGTCGGCGAGCTCGTCGCGTACTGCAACCGCCGAGGCGGAGCTTGGTGGCGCTCGGTGCCGCGCATCGGCGTCGGCCGAGCCCGCACCGTGGTGGCCTGGCTGCGCCGCCACGCCGAGACGATCGGCCAGACGGTGGATGCCGACGTCGATGGGGTTGATCCGCTGCTGGCCGCACCCGAGACGCGCGTCGCGCTGCGTCGGGACCAGCTGGTGCCGATCCACCGCCTGGTGGTGCCGCACGAGCTCGCCGGCGCCCGCGGCGCGAACCGCGCGCCGGCGTTTCCCTACATCTCGGCCGCGCACGATCTGGACGCGGTGTTCGCCTACCTGCACCGCTACGATGGGCAGGTGGCCACTCAGCGCGCCTACTGGCGCGAACTTGAGCGCTTCGTGCTGTGGTGCGTGCTCGAGCGCGGCCGCCCGATGTCCTCGATCCTCGTCGACGACTGCGAGGCCTACAAGGCTTTCTTGGCGAACCCGTCGGAGGCGTTCCGCGGGCCGCCGGCCTCGCGTGCCTCGGGCCGCTGGCGACCATTCGCGCTGACGCCGCTGTCGCTCGACAGCCAGCGCTACGCGGTGCGCACGCTGCGCGCGGCGTTCGACTGGCTGGTGAAGGTCCGCTACCTGGCCGGCAACCCGTGGGTGGCCGTGACCGACCCGAAGCCGGTCAAGCGGGCGACTAAGCTGCAGGTGCAGCGGGCGCTGCCAATCGACGTGTGGAGCCGGGTGCGCGCGGAGCTCGCCGATCGCTCCGAAGGATTCGGCCCGCAGGGGCCGGACTGGCGCGTGGCTCGGGCCCTGGTGCTGCTGATGGGCGATGCCGGCCTGCGCATTGAGGAAGCCGTGACGGCGGAGCGAGGCGGGCTGCAGTGGTGGCCGGCCGAGGACGAGATTCCGGCGACCTGGATGCTGCGCCTGGTCGGCAAGGGCAACAAAGAGCGCATCGTGCCGCTGACCGAGGACGCCGTGGAGGCCTTGCGCGAGCACTGGCAGGATCGTGGCCTGGATCTGGATGCGCCTGGCGGCAATGCCGACGGCGTGCCGCTGGTGGCGCCGACCGTGGTGCCGCCCACCCCCGCCAGTCGGGATAAATTTGGGGTGACGGACACCGGCCAGGTGACGCGTGTGGCCGGCTACACGCCGCGCGCGGCACGTCGGGTGGTGACGCGCGCGCTCGAGCGCCTGCTCGAGCAGCTGCCGGATCTCGACGAGTCCGCTCGCCGGCAACTGGCGGCCACCTCGCCGCACGCGTTTCGGCACACGTTCGGGACGCAGTCGGTCGCGGCCGGCATGGCGATCGAGGTCCTGCAACAGGTGCTGGGCCATGGCTCGCTGCAGACCACCACCATCTACGTCAATGCGGAGCAGCAGCGCATGCGCCAGGAAAGCGCGAAGTACCATGCGCGGCTCGCCGCGGGTCGCGGCGAGTAG
- a CDS encoding AAA family ATPase has protein sequence MNADILKRVVRAIADGSQSDLDRLADKIVEAERKTGHVRLAEQLEAILKQPKTRRAPPSPTSPADVERTLKELPMSRRHGETLATLIPHDQLEHHMVLPEAVEQRFARIEAEYAARDRLRTFGLKPRKTVLVYGPPGCGKSLGAKRLAWNTGLPLMKVRFDVLISSFFGESAQNLRSIFSSAREKPCVLLLDECDFIARSRTASKDIGEVSRIVNSLLQLMEEYDAPGLLVATTNLESALDPALFRRFDDVFAIPLPGKAEIEKLLKMTLSSVRMDRPIAWEPLVAKLEGSSAAMVVKAAQDAAKATVLAGHPSLSQDKLLKAVEELQRHDAAQRA, from the coding sequence ATGAATGCAGATATTCTCAAAAGAGTTGTACGCGCCATTGCCGATGGTTCGCAGTCTGACTTAGATCGGCTTGCCGACAAAATCGTCGAAGCAGAACGCAAGACCGGCCACGTTAGGTTGGCTGAGCAGCTCGAGGCCATCCTCAAGCAGCCTAAGACGAGGCGTGCCCCGCCATCGCCGACGTCGCCAGCCGACGTTGAGCGCACGCTCAAAGAGTTGCCCATGAGTCGGCGTCACGGAGAAACGCTGGCCACGCTCATCCCGCACGATCAACTGGAGCACCACATGGTGCTGCCCGAAGCTGTCGAGCAACGCTTCGCCCGCATCGAAGCCGAGTACGCAGCACGCGACCGGCTGCGTACCTTCGGGCTCAAGCCCCGCAAAACCGTGCTGGTCTACGGCCCGCCTGGTTGCGGCAAGTCGCTGGGCGCCAAACGGCTCGCTTGGAATACGGGCTTGCCGCTAATGAAGGTGCGCTTTGATGTGCTGATCTCCTCGTTCTTTGGCGAGTCGGCCCAGAACCTACGATCTATCTTCAGCAGTGCCCGCGAAAAGCCATGCGTGCTTCTGCTTGACGAATGCGACTTCATTGCGCGATCGCGCACGGCTTCCAAGGACATCGGCGAAGTGTCGCGCATCGTCAATTCGCTGCTGCAACTCATGGAAGAGTACGACGCGCCAGGCCTGCTTGTCGCGACGACGAATCTGGAGTCCGCGTTGGACCCGGCGCTGTTCAGGCGCTTCGACGACGTGTTCGCCATCCCGCTGCCGGGGAAAGCCGAGATCGAAAAATTGCTGAAAATGACGCTGTCCAGTGTGCGGATGGACAGGCCCATCGCCTGGGAACCTCTGGTCGCCAAACTCGAGGGTTCATCGGCCGCAATGGTCGTGAAGGCCGCCCAGGACGCCGCCAAGGCTACCGTGCTAGCCGGTCACCCGTCCTTGTCGCAAGACAAGCTACTCAAGGCCGTCGAAGAACTGCAGCGGCACGACGCCGCACAACGGGCGTAA